The sequence below is a genomic window from bacterium.
GGTGTTTATATTGGCCCTACTTTACATGAAAAACCGACGAAATGTATCCGTTTGTCCAAGGACAGGAGGCGAATCATGCCGAAGAAAGTAGAGCACCTTCATTGGCCCGACGCACCGGATGTCTGGCTGCCCTATGCGCCGCTCATCAAGGTGACGGGTGGAAATACCGTCTATCTTGCCGGGATGACGGCGGCCCCGCTTTACCATTCCCATCCCCATATTCCGGCGGAGTTCGACGCCATGCCGATGGACATGGAGGGGCAGGCCCGGGAGATCATCGAAAAGAGGCAGAAGAGCCTGAACTGCGTCGGTGCAACGCTGGCGGATGTGGTCTCGGTGACCCGCTATCTGACCGACATGCGTATGCAGGATGATCTCAACAAGGTATGGGGAGAATTTTTCGGGAAGACCAAGCCCGGCACAACGACCGTCCAGGTAGTCCGCCTGGCGACGGACCCCCGGTGCCTGCTCGAGCTGACGGCCGTGGCGGTGATCGACTAGCGCGCTCCAGGAGCCGTTATACGTCTTCGGGAGAAACCACGGCCGCCGACGAATGGGCCTTGATCTCGCGCGAGGGCGCACCGCCCTTGATGTTTCTCCCCGTCGGATTCCAGGCGCAGATCAGCTCCGGGTTGGTCCAAACGGTCCGGTATTCGGCGGGAACAAACATCTCGACGAAGATCAGGTCTTCATCGCCGGTATTGATGAAGTAGTGGCGCTCAAACTCGTAGTTGTAGATGACGTGCCCGGCGCGCATCTGAATCGGGTTTTCGTTCGCGAGAAGGGTGCCGGACCCCTGGATGATGTACTGGAAATGCTCCGCGCCCTCGTGGTGGTGGTTCGAGGCCTCCGTCCCCGGGGGATAGATAATCAGCTCCCCCTTGAGGGATTTTGTTCCGAATAGCTTTGGCGTGACGAAATAGATCCGCTTGCGAGCGTCGTGCTCGGAACGGAGAACGGGCTCCAGGGACCAGTCCACGCAGCGGAAGGTGGGGGGGCGGGCGGTGAATTTCGCATCGAAGCGGCCGGCATCGGGCACTTCGAGATAAAGGACAAGCGCGCCCTCCTTCGTTTCGAGTTTTCCCGAGAAACCGGGGGGCAAAAAACAAATGTGGGTGTCTGAAAGAGCATGGTCGCCCGCGGTACCGGTGAGGCGGGCTCTGCCTTCGAGAATCTGGAGCCAGGCGATGCTGGTTGCGGCCACCTCGAGATGCATCCAGCTTCCGGCCTCCAGCTTCAGGCGGCCGAGCTGCATCCAGTCGCTGCCGGTGCGCTCCAGGTTGAGGAGCGATTTCCGGGAAACGCCATCCGAAACAGCGTCAACAGAGGCGTCGTCTTGATGGAAAATAAGGGGCATGGTCTCTCCTCCTTTTTTCTCTACTTCAGCGTTCCGTTGATGACGTAGTTCAGGATGCGGACGATCTGATCCGGAGTTCGGGTGACGGCCAGGGCAGCGGCGTCCACTTCTTTCAGCGCGTGCGCATGGCCCTCGTCGTGCATGATAATGAGAGGCTTGCCCAGAGCGGCCGCGTAGCCGGCGTCGAAGGCCGCGTTCCATTGCTTGTATTTTTCGCCGAAGCGCACCACCACGATGTCGGATTTCTCGAGAAGAGTGCGGGTGCGGATGGCGTTGACGCTGGCGCCCTTGTGGTCCTTCCAGAAGGAGTCGGATTCGCTTCCGAGGATTTCCACGCCGCAGTTGTCGCTGGCGTCGTGGTCGGTGACCGCAGCGGCGAACTCGACCGGAAGTCCCGCTTTCTTGACGCCACTCGTCAGCTGATCGCGCCAGTCCGTATGCACCTCGCCCGAAAGATAGACTCTCCAAGTCTGATTCGACATCCTCGTTGCTCCTCCATCTTCAGGCGGAAAGCCGCCCGCGCGGATGCCCAGTTGTCCTTGCGGGAATGTATTTTAGCGCATCTGCGGAGCGTTGGCACCAGCGGCGATCAAAAGCCCTTGGAGAGTGCCAGACCGAAAAAAATCGCCATGAGGCCGATGACGGCGTTCACCGTGTTCGTGATGGAAAGCGTGCGGATGAGGCCGAGTCTATCCTCGAGTGTCGTGGAAAGCGGCTTGCCGTTTCCGGCGGGCCCCGTTCCACGCGTCAGCCGCAAGCCGATGGCAAAGAACTGGAAGCTCATTCCCATCACCAGGGCGAATACCGCGAGGAGCTTGAGGCCGAGCGGCACGAATATCCGGCCGAAATTCGCGCCCATCGCCGCCTTCAGTCCGGTCAGGTACCAGGCGCCGGTCAGGATCAGGGCGCCCATGCAGATAAGGCTGAAGGGGTGATAAAAGCGGAGAAGGGCGGAGACCTCTCCCGAAAACTCTTCGGGGGTGAGCCTTCTCTTGAGGTTGGCGAGCAGGATCCCGAAAAACACCATCCCGCCCTCGAAGAGGCAGGCGGCAAGAATGTGTCCGTACAAAATCCAGAAATCGCTTCGCGCCATGCGCCCTCCGGGTAATTTCCGTGCAAAAGGCGGACGCGGGAGAATGCCGTTCATTCCGTCCGCGCTCGGGGATTTTTTTATCTGAAAAAGCAGTCTCGCTAGCTGACCTTCTTCCCTTTCGGGAAAAACTTGTCGTACAGCTCGGGCCGCTGCCACTGGGAGAGGAGACCGGCCTTGGTGGCGTTTTTCGTGGAAGAGTTGGGCTGGTCGGTTTCCTCGCGGAGCTGCCGGATCCGGCCCAGGTCGATGTCCACGATGAACATGCCGGCCTTCGTGCTCTCGAAGACGACCTCCTCGGGGGTGGCCACCATCGCGAGGCCCCGATCTTCGGGGGTGAACAGATTCTGCGTTGTCACGACGACGGCGAGATTCTCGATCGCCCGCGCCCAGATGAGGTTCCTCCAGGTGGCCCAGAGTTTCTGCTTGTCTGTCCCGCCGGGCAGGAAGATCAGCTCCGCTCCACGGAGGGAGAGCGCCCGCGCGACCTCGGGCATGTAGACCTCGCTGCACATGGCGAGACCCACCTGCGCATGTGATGTTTCGAAAACAGGGTATTC
It includes:
- a CDS encoding Rid family hydrolase, producing MPKKVEHLHWPDAPDVWLPYAPLIKVTGGNTVYLAGMTAAPLYHSHPHIPAEFDAMPMDMEGQAREIIEKRQKSLNCVGATLADVVSVTRYLTDMRMQDDLNKVWGEFFGKTKPGTTTVQVVRLATDPRCLLELTAVAVID
- a CDS encoding cupin domain-containing protein; the protein is MPLIFHQDDASVDAVSDGVSRKSLLNLERTGSDWMQLGRLKLEAGSWMHLEVAATSIAWLQILEGRARLTGTAGDHALSDTHICFLPPGFSGKLETKEGALVLYLEVPDAGRFDAKFTARPPTFRCVDWSLEPVLRSEHDARKRIYFVTPKLFGTKSLKGELIIYPPGTEASNHHHEGAEHFQYIIQGSGTLLANENPIQMRAGHVIYNYEFERHYFINTGDEDLIFVEMFVPAEYRTVWTNPELICAWNPTGRNIKGGAPSREIKAHSSAAVVSPEDV
- a CDS encoding YtoQ family protein; translation: MSNQTWRVYLSGEVHTDWRDQLTSGVKKAGLPVEFAAAVTDHDASDNCGVEILGSESDSFWKDHKGASVNAIRTRTLLEKSDIVVVRFGEKYKQWNAAFDAGYAAALGKPLIIMHDEGHAHALKEVDAAALAVTRTPDQIVRILNYVINGTLK
- a CDS encoding carbon-nitrogen hydrolase family protein, with the translated sequence MSFRIALVQPLSHKPPDDERNVADAVKYVEEAAAQGAEFVAFPESYPGPWRMPATFDPHETMIEAAKRCGIYVQYGTIEPINDAERTAYNLLMLARPTGGTPSKYRRTHPPGPWIYTGGPAWDFMYVAGDEYPVFETSHAQVGLAMCSEVYMPEVARALSLRGAELIFLPGGTDKQKLWATWRNLIWARAIENLAVVVTTQNLFTPEDRGLAMVATPEEVVFESTKAGMFIVDIDLGRIRQLREETDQPNSSTKNATKAGLLSQWQRPELYDKFFPKGKKVS